The Nocardia sp. NBC_00508 nucleotide sequence GGGAAGAAAGACGAAAAACAACTGCGTGCACTGCGAGAGCTTCTCCAGGAGAACGACCAGCACAAGCACATTTTGCGATCCGTAGAGGGCGAACACGTATCGAAAGAAGTGCAGGAACTTATCACCGGCCTGAAACGGGATTTTCCGGACCGGTTCACACACAGGCTCATCTCGCGAGCTGACGCCCGGACAATTTGGGCATTGGGCGTAGATTTGGAGCGAAGTAAACAGCTCGAACTGCCGGAGCGAGGTAAGCAGCTTGAGTTACCAAGGTGTAGCAGAGAAGGCGCGAGAGGAGAAGGCGCAGGAGCTACAAAAGCGGAGAGAGAAGATCGCCAAGCTGGCGAAAGCACGCGCGCGAGCCGAGAAGTTCCGGAATATGCTGAGATTCCGCGACGGTGCCACGCGTGGCCGGGTAGAAGCCCCCGAACGAGTCGAGCGCGATCGACAAGCGCGAGAACAAGCCGAGCGAGCCAGGCAAGCACGCGGAGCCGATGAACGTGCACGGGTTGAACGGGCGGCTGCCGAACGGGTTGCGCTGGAATTCCCGGTGCCCAATCAGTTCCAGGAACGGGAAGCCGTTGACACGGGGGAACAGGCGGCCCGGGAGGCAGCCGACGCTGCCAGCCTGGAGCGTGCAGCAGCCGACGCCCGCACGGCGGAGGAGAAAGCACGCGAGGCGGCGGATAAGGAACGCGCCGAAGAACTGGCGCGACTGCAAGCCCGGGGGGTGCCCCCGGAAGTGGTGAAGATTCTCGGGCTCGGGCAGGCGCAGCCACCGTCAGCGGCGGTGCGGGAGCCGCCTGGTAATGCACCGGGCGTTGTCCGGGGCGGCACCGGGCAAGGGCAGGACCGCGCGCGCGGAGTATCCCGCGACCGATAGCCGTCCGCGCTCGATCGGCTCACAGTTTGTAGAGAGACACCGATCAACTCGCCGTGGCGGTAACGGTGGCGGCGCTATTCGTCGAACGGCGCCATCCGGATCATGGTCAGGAAGCCCTTGCCGTTGAGCCAGCGCACCCTGCCGTCCGGCACAGCCTCGGCCTCCGCCTCGAAGGCCGCGATCACGTGCCGTTTGAGGTCGTGGCGCGGGTGCCGCCGCAGTAGCTCGGCGACCCAGTCCTGGTCCAGTTCCGCCAGTCGCGCGCCGATCACGTCAACCGACGCGCCCGCGGAGACGAAGCCGCCGGGGTCGCTGAGATCGTCGGCGACGCCGGGGGTGATGTGGGCGGCAATGGCCGCGCCGATCGCTTCGGCGCGTCCGGGGTCGGCACCCGCATCGAGCGCGAACGCGGCAGCACGCTCGCCGCCGGTCACCGCGAAACACCGTCCTGGCGTGGGATGTTCGAGTTGAAGGTCGTGCAGCAGGCAGGAGACGTAGACGAGTTCGTCGTCGTAGGTGGCGCCGTCGAGGCCAGCCAGGACTCGTCCGAAGTAGTAGGTGCGCAGCGAATGGTGCAGCACGTGCGGGGAAAGCGATTCGCGCGCTTCGGTTTCCGCCGCGACAGCCAGCTTGGAATCGGGCAGGCGCAGCCCGGCGAACTCGAGTTTGCCGCGTCCGCGCCGCCCCAGCGCGAGCCGCACCCGGTTGGGCACAACGGCGGGCAGCGTTCGGGCGGTCTCGACGGCCAACCTTCGGCGTTGCTCCTTGGACAGCGCGCCACCGGTGCGGGTGGCCCATTCCCAGTCGATGCCGGTCGGTGCGGCCACGCCGGTCTCCTTCGTCGTCGGAACTCTGTGTCCGCATCAGTCAAGCGCAGCCCAGCGTCGGTGACGAGTGGCAGAGATGACAGTAACGCTCGGATTCATGCCAAACTGGTGAGTGATGAAGAAAGTGGTCGCACTCGCGCTGGACGGTGTCATGGCCTTCGACCTGGCCTCTGCCGTACAGGCGTTCCGGCATGGACCAGGTAAGACCGGCGAACCGAGCGGGTTCGAGATGCGGACATGCGGGCTGCGGCCGGGACCGGTGTGGACGCCCAATGGCTTCGAATTGCGGGTGGCACACGGGCTCGAGGCGATTGCGGAGGCCGATATCGTCGTCGTCCCCGGGATCGGCATTCCGACATTGCCCACTCCCCGGGAGGCGCTGACCGCGCTGCGGGATGCGGCCGAGCGCGGCGCGACGCTGGTGAGCATCTGCGTCGGCGCGTTCATCCTCGCCGAGGCGGGTCTGCTGGACGGGCGGCCTGCCACCACACACTGGGCCTATTGCGACGAGTTCGCCGAGTTGTATCCCGCGGTGAAACTGGACCCGGCGGCACTGTATGTCGACGACGGTGACGTGCTCACATCGGCGGGGCTCTCGGCAGGCTTGGACCTGTGCCTGCACATCGTCCGCAGGGAACTCGGCGCACATGCGGCGGCGGAGTTGGCCAGGTGGAATGTCACCGCGCCGCACCGTGAGGGCGGTCAGGCGCAGTACATTCCGGATGATCCCGGCGCTCGCCACGTCGACAGCGGCTTGGCCGCCACGCTGGCCTGGGCGGTCTCCGAACCTACTGCTGCGGTCGACGTTTCGGCGCTGGCCGCGCACGCGTTGATGAGCGAGCGCACGTTCATCCGCCGGTTCAAGGCGGAGGTGGGCACGACACCGCGGCGCTGGCTCGACGCCCAGCGCACCGCACGTGCCCGCGAGCTACTGGAAACTACTCGTTTGCCGGTCGAAGTCGTTGCGGCGCAATCCGGCTTCGGCAGCGTCACCGCCCTGCGGGTACACCTGCGCGCGGCGACGGGAGCCACCCCTGCCGCCTACCGCCGATCACTGGGTCGGTGACCGCGGCACGGTAACATTCCGGCCCGAATGACGTTGTAGCGCAGTGTTATCCACTACTTCGCGCGAAAGCCCTTGGCACGCAGTGCATCAGCACTGAGCAGCGGCTCGGGATTCCACCCGCGCCGTAAGTTTATCGACACATACAAAGGGGTAAAGATCTTGTTGAGAGTTTTCGTGTAGTTCGTAGCGTATCCTGGGCGTGTTCTCACTACTACCCACACAGCCTGATTACTGGCGGTTAACTGATCGACTGACCTACTTCCCTACCGATATCGGACCCGCGAGCCCGCGGCGTACGGCGAGATCGAGGCGCGAGAGAGGTGGTTGGAGCATGGCCGATCTGGAGACGACGGCGCCCATTCTCCCGATGGATGCCGAATTCGAGTTCGCGACCGCGAGCACCCCGCTCCGCCGGGCCGCGGGACGGCTGCGGACCGTGCTGCCGCCAGGCTGGCGCGTCGAGGTCGTCGACGCACCGACCTGGCTGTATGGCGACCGGGCGCCCATACTCCGGGTGGTCATGCCGTCCGACTGATCACCCGGTCCAGCCGAGCGGCATGAGCAGCGATTTCTGCTCGCAGAACGAGTCGAGACCTTCCGGGCCGTTCTCCCGCCCGAGCCCGGATGCCTTGTAGCCGCCGAACGGCGAACTCGGGTCGAACGCGTACCAGTTGATCGCGTAGGTGCCGGTACGCACCCGCGCGGCGATCTCGGCGCCGTGCTCGATATCGGTGGTCCACACCGAACCCGCGAGGCCGTACACCGAGTCGTTGGCGATGGCCACGGCCTCGTCCTCGGTCTCGTACGGGATGACCGACAGCACCGGCCCGAAGATCTCCTCCTGGGCGATGGTGGACTTGTTGTCCACGTCGGCGAAGATCGTCGGTTCGACGAACCAGCCGCGATCCAGACCCTCCGGCCGACCGCCGCCGAGCACCAGCCGCGCGCCCTCGGCTTTGCCCTTGGCGATGTATCCCTCCACCCGGTCGCGCTGGCGTTCGGAGATCAGCGGGCCGAGCTGCACGCTCGGGTCGTTCGGGTCGCCGACCTTCATCGTCCGCACCTGCTCGACAAGCGCGTCGAGGATTTCGTCGTACCGGCTGCGCGGGGCGAGAATGCGTGTCTGCGCGACGCAGCCCTGCCCGCTGTTCATCAGGCCGGAGAACGCCAGCAGCGGGATGTTGGCCGCGATATCCATGTCGGGCAACAGGATTGCCGCAGACTTGCCGCCCAGCTCGAGCGAGACGCTCTTGAGCTGCCCGGTGGCGATCGCGCCGATCTTCCTGCCGACCGCGGTGCTTCCGGTGAAAGTCACCTTGTCCACGCCGGGGTGCGAGACGAGGTACTCGGCCGCGTCGGGCTCGGCAGGCAGCACCGAGATCACACCTTCGGGTACCCCCGCCTCGGTGAAGATGTCCGCGAGCATATTGGCTGTGATCGGCGTGAGCGGGGCCGGCTTCAGTACCACGGTGCAACCGGCCAGCAGGGCGGGAGCGAGCTTGTTCGCCGCCAGGAACAGCGGGACGTTCCACGCGGTGATCGCGGCCACGACACCGCGCGGCTCACGGGTGACCCGTGTGGTGCCGAACCCGCCGACCCGCGTTTCGCGCCACGGGAAGGACTCGGCCAGGGCCGCGTAGGCGTCCAGCGCGGCGACCGCGGGGATCTGGTTGAGCGTCATGGCGATCATCTGCGGCGCGCCGACCTCGGCGGTCAGCGCGGCGAGCAGGTCGGCGGAACGCTGCTCGATCAGCCGTGCAGCCCGGGTGAGCACCGCGGCACGCTCCTGCGGCGGCGTGGCGGGCCAGGGGCCGTGGTCGAAGGCGTGCCTGGCCGCGGCGACCGCGGCGTCCACGTCCGCACGGCTCACCACGGGTACGCTGCCCACCGGCTCTTCCGTGGCCGGCGAGATGACCTGGACGCGCTCGGCAGTGGCTGGCGCGGTCCAGCGGCCGCCGATGAACAAGCTGTCGTAATCCATGAGAACACGTTACAGTTTTACGCCCAGTTTGTCTGTAACCTGTTTCAGTTTTACGCCCGCCCGACGCGCTGTCCAGTGTGAATTCCGACCTCTCGGTTCGCTTTTCGCCGAACGCACTATTGCGTTCTGTTGCTGGAAACGTCATGCTGTAGCGACAGATCAGCTCGCTCCATTCACCCACCGATACCGCAAACTGGGGAGTCCGAGTCATGGCGGTGCAAGTGATCGGCCGGTCGCTGATGACCAGTGATCAAACCGAGCATCAGGCGAAGTGTGTCGGCAGCGGCGGATGGGTGGTCTCCTTCCTACCCGGCCGCACCCTGACGATCGAGCAGGCGACCGCGGCTATGCAGGCCGCAGAGGCTGTCGCCGCCGTCGGAATGCTAGCCGACCTGGTCGGTCTGACCACGCTGGAGACGGTCGGGTTGGCCATCCGGGAGTCACCGTGGAGCGAGCCGGTACACGCGCCGTGCGGCAAGCGGCACTGGCGTCGCGGGTGGCTGGAGGCTTAGCTCAGCTAACTTTTAGTTGCCACAACGACCAGATTGCTCACGAATAACTCGCGCACCACTGGTATCCGCACCAGCCACCAGGCCCAGCGCGGGTGGTATCGAGGGAAGACCGTGTGAACCTCGGCCGGAGTGCTTGCGGCCCAGCGCAATCCGTCCGCGGCGCGCACCGCGAACAGCGATGTACCGAACCGGTTCTTCGGTTCCCGCCCGTGCTTGCGCCGATACCGGCGCGCGGCGTACTCACCACCGAGGTAGTGCCACGGTCCGGTCTCGTGCCCGCCGAACGGACCGTGCCACACGGTGTACGAGAGCACGATCAGGCCGCCCGGCCTGGTCACCCGCACCATCTCGTCGGCCATCACCCATGGCTTCGAGACGTGCTCGGCGACGTTCGACGAGAAGCAGATGTCCACCGCGTCGTCGCGGAACGGCAGCGCCATCCCGGACCCGCGGACCGCACCGGCCACCGAAAGCCCCGCCGCGTGCATTTCCGACGGATCAGGCTCCACCGGGATGTAGCGCGCACCCGTGCGGACGAACTCGTCCGCGAAGTAGCCCGGACCGCCGCCGACGTCGAGAATCGTCGCAGTGTCCAGCGACCGGCCGGTGAGGTCGGCGTAGAAGTCGGCGATCATGGCCGCGCTGTCGGCGGCCAAACCGCCATAGAACAGCGCGGGATCGGTCTGCTCGAACCGGAAACTGCCGAGTAGCCGCAGCGACCGGCGTAACGTCGCACGCCGGGCGAACCGGTGCGAGCCACTGCGGGCGGGGGGTGTTTCGGCTTTGAGCACGGCGCCGAGTTTCGCACAACCCCGATGGTCGCCGTCCTCGGCGGGTGCTCGGTTAGGGTGTAGCGCGACATCCGACGTTCCCCTACCGGGACCTACTGACCGAGAGAAGCTCCACCGTGCGCGAAGTCCTCCTGCTCTGCTGGCGTGACACCGGACACCCACAGGGCGGCGGCAGCGAGCGGTACCTCGAGCAGGTCGGCGCGCAGCTCGCGGCACGCGGGGTCAAAGTCACCTTGCGCACCGCCCGGTATCCAGGGGCGCCCCGACAGGAACGCATCGACGGCATCGACATCAGCCGGGCGGGCGGCCGCTACACCGTGTATCCGCGGGCGTTGGCCGCCCTCCTGCTCGCGAGGGTCGGCCTTGGCCCGCTGCGCGGTGTGCGCCCGGACGCGGTGATCGACACCCAGAACGGCATCCCGTTCTTCGCCACCGTCGCCACCAAGGCGGCATCGGTGGTACTGGTGCACCACGGCCACCGCGAGCAGTGGCCGGTGGCCGGTCGGCTGGTCGGCCGGATCGGCTGGTGGATCGAGTCCCGGCTGTCGCCGCGGGTGCACCGGGACAACCAATACCTGACCGTGTCACTGCCTTCGGCCGAGGAATTGGCCACGCTCGGTGTAGACGGTTCGCGAATCGCGGTGGTGCGCAACGGAGCTGAACCGGTTCCAGTCGACGCACCCACGGGCGCCGCGGAAACGCGGACCGAGGAACCGACCGTCGTGGTGCTCTCCCGCCTGGTGCCGCACAAGCAGATCGAGGACGCGCTCGCCGCCGTCGCCCGGCTGCGCGACCGCATTCCCCGGCTGCGCGTCGACGTGATCGGCGACGGCTGGTGGGCGGACAACTTGAAGGACAACGCCCGCGAACTCGGCATCGCCGACGCAGTCACGTTCCATGGCCACGTGGACGAACGCCGCAAACACGAACTGCTCGCCCGCGCGTGGCTGCACGTGCTGCCTTCGCGCAAGGAAGGTTGGGGACTCGCGGTGATCGAGGCCGCACAGCACGGTGTGCCGACCGTCGGCTACCGCAGTTCGCGTGGGCTCACCGATTCCATCGTCGACGGCGCCACCGGCATCCTGGTGGACGACGTCACGCAGTTGGCCGATGCCGTCGGCGAGCTGCTGGACGATCCGGAGGCGCGCACGGTCATGGGCGAGAAGGCCCGCGCCCGCGCCCGCGAATTCTCTTGGGAGCAGACCGGAAACGGAGTCTACGAAGTGCTGGCCGCCGCCGCCCGCGGTGAGCACACCGCGGGATTGATCGCGGCGCGGGCAGTCGATTGATCCGCATACCGCCATTCGCCGAATAGTGCTCCGGCACAGGGGAAATCCTGCTGCGAAGCGGAAAGTATTGGCGCGCAGAACAAAATCGCCCGCACCATCGGCCAGATGGTGCGGGCGATGCTACTTTTGGTGGAGTGTCAGCCCAGACGCTGCTTCAGCGCCTCGAATTCGTCGCGCACGCCGGAAGGCAGCTTGTCACCCACGAACTCGAACCACTCTTCGATCAGCGGGATCTCCTTGCGCCACTCGTCGGCGTTCACCGCAAGCGCCTCGTCGACGTCCTTGGGATCGACCTCCAGACCGTCCAGGTCGACCTGCGCGGCGGTCGGCACATTGCCGATCGCGGTCGGCTCCGCATCGGCGGAACCTTCGATGCGGCCGATGATCCACTCCAGCACGCGGGAGTTCTCCCCGAAGCCCGGCCACAGGAAGCGGCCGTCGCCGCCGCGCCGGAACCAGTTGACGTAGAAGATCTTCGGCAGCTTGGCGGCGTCGGCGTTCTTGCCGACGTTGATCCAGTGGCCAAGGTAGTCACCGACGTGGTAACCCATGAACGGCAGCATGGCCATCGGGTCGCGGCGCACCGTGCCGACCTTGCCCTCGGCGGCGGCCGTCTGCTCGGAGGACAGCGTCGCGCCCATGAACACGCCGTGCTGCCAGTCGAAGGACTCGGTGACCAGCGGGACCGTGGTCTTGCGGCGGCCGCCGAACAGGATCGCCGAGATCGGCACGCCCTGCGGGTCGTCCCACTCGGGAGCCAGGGTCGGGCACTGCGCCATCGGCGTGCAGTAGCGCGAGTTCGGGTGGGCCGCGAGGGTCTCGGTCTCGCGCAGGTACCAGTCGTTGCCCTTCCAGTCGATCAGGTGATCGTGCTCGCCCTCCAAGCCTTCCCACCAGACGTCGTTGTGGTCGGTCAGCGCGACATTGGTGTAGACGGTGTTGCCCGCCTCCACCGTCGCCATGGCGTTCGGGTTGGAGCTGCG carries:
- a CDS encoding class I SAM-dependent methyltransferase; protein product: MLKAETPPARSGSHRFARRATLRRSLRLLGSFRFEQTDPALFYGGLAADSAAMIADFYADLTGRSLDTATILDVGGGPGYFADEFVRTGARYIPVEPDPSEMHAAGLSVAGAVRGSGMALPFRDDAVDICFSSNVAEHVSKPWVMADEMVRVTRPGGLIVLSYTVWHGPFGGHETGPWHYLGGEYAARRYRRKHGREPKNRFGTSLFAVRAADGLRWAASTPAEVHTVFPRYHPRWAWWLVRIPVVRELFVSNLVVVATKS
- a CDS encoding aldehyde dehydrogenase, translating into MDYDSLFIGGRWTAPATAERVQVISPATEEPVGSVPVVSRADVDAAVAAARHAFDHGPWPATPPQERAAVLTRAARLIEQRSADLLAALTAEVGAPQMIAMTLNQIPAVAALDAYAALAESFPWRETRVGGFGTTRVTREPRGVVAAITAWNVPLFLAANKLAPALLAGCTVVLKPAPLTPITANMLADIFTEAGVPEGVISVLPAEPDAAEYLVSHPGVDKVTFTGSTAVGRKIGAIATGQLKSVSLELGGKSAAILLPDMDIAANIPLLAFSGLMNSGQGCVAQTRILAPRSRYDEILDALVEQVRTMKVGDPNDPSVQLGPLISERQRDRVEGYIAKGKAEGARLVLGGGRPEGLDRGWFVEPTIFADVDNKSTIAQEEIFGPVLSVIPYETEDEAVAIANDSVYGLAGSVWTTDIEHGAEIAARVRTGTYAINWYAFDPSSPFGGYKASGLGRENGPEGLDSFCEQKSLLMPLGWTG
- a CDS encoding glycosyltransferase family 4 protein → MREVLLLCWRDTGHPQGGGSERYLEQVGAQLAARGVKVTLRTARYPGAPRQERIDGIDISRAGGRYTVYPRALAALLLARVGLGPLRGVRPDAVIDTQNGIPFFATVATKAASVVLVHHGHREQWPVAGRLVGRIGWWIESRLSPRVHRDNQYLTVSLPSAEELATLGVDGSRIAVVRNGAEPVPVDAPTGAAETRTEEPTVVVLSRLVPHKQIEDALAAVARLRDRIPRLRVDVIGDGWWADNLKDNARELGIADAVTFHGHVDERRKHELLARAWLHVLPSRKEGWGLAVIEAAQHGVPTVGYRSSRGLTDSIVDGATGILVDDVTQLADAVGELLDDPEARTVMGEKARARAREFSWEQTGNGVYEVLAAAARGEHTAGLIAARAVD
- a CDS encoding phosphohydrolase, which gives rise to MAAPTGIDWEWATRTGGALSKEQRRRLAVETARTLPAVVPNRVRLALGRRGRGKLEFAGLRLPDSKLAVAAETEARESLSPHVLHHSLRTYYFGRVLAGLDGATYDDELVYVSCLLHDLQLEHPTPGRCFAVTGGERAAAFALDAGADPGRAEAIGAAIAAHITPGVADDLSDPGGFVSAGASVDVIGARLAELDQDWVAELLRRHPRHDLKRHVIAAFEAEAEAVPDGRVRWLNGKGFLTMIRMAPFDE
- a CDS encoding GlxA family transcriptional regulator, with the protein product MKKVVALALDGVMAFDLASAVQAFRHGPGKTGEPSGFEMRTCGLRPGPVWTPNGFELRVAHGLEAIAEADIVVVPGIGIPTLPTPREALTALRDAAERGATLVSICVGAFILAEAGLLDGRPATTHWAYCDEFAELYPAVKLDPAALYVDDGDVLTSAGLSAGLDLCLHIVRRELGAHAAAELARWNVTAPHREGGQAQYIPDDPGARHVDSGLAATLAWAVSEPTAAVDVSALAAHALMSERTFIRRFKAEVGTTPRRWLDAQRTARARELLETTRLPVEVVAAQSGFGSVTALRVHLRAATGATPAAYRRSLGR